A single Fusobacterium hominis DNA region contains:
- the leuS gene encoding leucine--tRNA ligase, translating into MREYDFKEVEAKWQKNWKDGDIFKTLDEVEGKQNYYLLAMLPYPSGRLHVGHARNYTLGDVIARYKRMKGYNVLNPMGWDSFGLPAENAAIQNGAHPAAWTTSNIENMKRQLNMLGFSYDWDREIATYKPEYYKWNQWMFKRFYEKGLIYKKKSFVNWCPDCNTVLANEQVEDGKCWRHSKTTVVQKELEQWFFRITDYAEELLKGHEELKGGWPDKVLAMQKNWIGKSFGTEIVFKVAETGEDLPMFTTRIDTIFGVSYCVVAPEHPIVAEILKVNPAIKKDVEEMENTDLIERSAEGREKRGVFTGWHVINPVTNKKVELWIADYVLMNYGTGAVMAVPCHDERDYAFAKKYNLPRNIVINSIDKETGKEIELDPNTMTCAFTEEGVMTNSGEFNGMNSKEALTKIAEYVEAKGFGKRTVKYRLKDWGVSRQRYWGTPIPVLYCEKCGTVLEKDENLPVLLPEDVSFDGKGNPLQTSESFKHATCPVCGGPARRDTDTMDTFVDSSWYFLRYCDPHNDKLPFSKEIVDKWMGVDQYIGGVEHAVMHLLYARFFEKILRDLGMVSANEPFKKLLTQGMVLSQSYYSEKERRFIFPQDVEVKGDKAFLKSTGEELVTKMEKMSKSKNNGVDPEEMVLKYGADTTRLFIMFAAPPEKELEWSENGLAGAYRFLTKIWRLVMENKDDLDPAEVDMSKINRDDKALLIKMNQTIKRVTDSIENDYHFNTAIAATMELINDTLDYRNNILDAGKGTSESKKIFDDVIQKILVMLSPFIPHICDELWSEIGKEGYIYNTNWPTYDPKLLTTSEVVMAVQVNGKVRGTVEVERGTAKEEVEKMALALENVQKHMEGKQLVKLIVVPDKIVNIVVK; encoded by the coding sequence TTGAGAGAATACGATTTTAAAGAAGTAGAAGCCAAATGGCAAAAGAACTGGAAAGATGGAGACATCTTTAAAACATTAGATGAAGTTGAAGGAAAACAAAATTATTACCTTCTTGCAATGCTTCCATACCCATCAGGAAGATTACATGTAGGACATGCTAGAAACTATACATTAGGAGACGTTATAGCTAGATATAAAAGAATGAAAGGTTACAATGTATTAAATCCTATGGGTTGGGATTCATTTGGTCTTCCAGCAGAAAATGCTGCAATACAAAATGGTGCTCACCCTGCAGCATGGACAACTTCTAATATAGAAAATATGAAAAGACAATTAAATATGCTTGGATTTTCATATGACTGGGATAGAGAAATAGCAACTTATAAACCAGAATACTATAAATGGAACCAATGGATGTTTAAAAGATTTTATGAAAAAGGTCTTATATATAAAAAGAAATCATTTGTAAACTGGTGTCCAGATTGTAATACAGTACTTGCAAATGAACAAGTTGAAGATGGAAAATGTTGGAGACATAGTAAAACAACTGTTGTACAAAAAGAACTTGAGCAATGGTTCTTTAGAATAACTGATTATGCAGAAGAGTTATTAAAAGGACATGAAGAACTTAAAGGTGGTTGGCCTGATAAAGTTTTAGCAATGCAAAAAAACTGGATTGGAAAATCATTTGGAACAGAGATAGTGTTTAAAGTTGCTGAAACAGGTGAAGATCTACCTATGTTTACAACAAGAATAGATACTATTTTTGGGGTTTCATATTGTGTAGTTGCACCAGAACATCCAATTGTAGCTGAAATCTTAAAAGTAAATCCAGCAATAAAAAAAGATGTAGAAGAGATGGAAAATACTGACCTTATTGAAAGATCAGCTGAAGGAAGAGAAAAAAGAGGAGTATTTACAGGTTGGCATGTAATTAATCCTGTAACAAATAAAAAAGTAGAACTTTGGATAGCTGACTATGTTTTAATGAACTATGGAACAGGTGCAGTAATGGCAGTTCCTTGTCATGATGAAAGAGACTATGCTTTTGCTAAAAAATATAATCTTCCAAGGAATATAGTAATTAATTCTATTGATAAAGAAACAGGAAAAGAAATAGAATTAGATCCTAATACTATGACTTGTGCATTTACAGAAGAAGGAGTTATGACAAATTCTGGTGAATTTAACGGAATGAATTCAAAAGAAGCTCTTACTAAAATTGCTGAATATGTAGAAGCTAAAGGATTTGGAAAAAGAACTGTAAAATATAGATTAAAAGATTGGGGAGTTTCAAGACAAAGATATTGGGGAACTCCAATTCCAGTATTATACTGTGAAAAATGTGGAACTGTTTTAGAAAAAGATGAAAATCTACCAGTATTATTACCAGAAGATGTATCATTTGACGGAAAAGGAAATCCACTTCAAACATCAGAAAGTTTCAAACATGCAACTTGTCCAGTTTGTGGAGGTCCAGCAAGAAGAGATACAGATACTATGGATACATTTGTTGACTCATCTTGGTACTTCTTAAGATACTGTGATCCTCACAATGACAAGCTACCATTTAGTAAAGAGATAGTGGATAAATGGATGGGAGTCGATCAATATATAGGAGGAGTAGAACATGCTGTAATGCACCTTTTATATGCTAGATTCTTTGAAAAAATCTTAAGAGATTTAGGAATGGTATCAGCAAATGAACCATTTAAAAAATTATTAACTCAAGGAATGGTATTATCACAATCTTACTATTCTGAAAAAGAAAGAAGATTTATATTTCCTCAAGATGTTGAAGTTAAAGGGGATAAAGCATTTTTGAAATCTACAGGAGAAGAACTTGTAACTAAGATGGAGAAAATGTCTAAATCTAAAAATAATGGTGTAGACCCAGAAGAAATGGTATTAAAATATGGTGCTGATACTACAAGATTATTTATAATGTTTGCTGCTCCACCTGAAAAAGAACTTGAATGGAGTGAAAATGGACTAGCAGGAGCATATAGATTTTTAACTAAGATTTGGAGACTTGTAATGGAAAATAAAGATGATTTAGATCCTGCAGAAGTTGATATGAGCAAAATCAATAGAGATGATAAAGCTCTACTTATAAAGATGAATCAAACTATAAAAAGAGTAACAGATTCTATAGAAAATGACTACCATTTCAATACTGCAATTGCAGCTACAATGGAACTTATTAACGATACACTAGATTATAGAAATAACATATTAGATGCTGGAAAAGGAACATCAGAGTCTAAGAAAATATTTGATGATGTAATTCAAAAAATTCTAGTTATGTTATCTCCGTTTATTCCACATATCTGTGATGAATTATGGTCTGAGATAGGAAAAGAAGGATATATCTATAATACTAACTGGCCAACTTATGATCCAAAACTACTTACAACTTCTGAAGTTGTAATGGCTGTTCAAGTTAATGGAAAAGTTAGAGGAACAGTTGAAGTAGAAAGAGGAACTGCTAAAGAAGAAGTGGAAAAAATGGCTCTTGCTTTAGAAAATGTTCAAAAACATATGGAAGGAAAACAACTTGTAAAATTAATAGTTGTACCTGATAAAATAGTAAATATAGTTGTTAAATAG
- a CDS encoding DUF1694 domain-containing protein, producing MDDSLITKAEQTKINFLKTQAEKSFYLNEYKENISMALTDEQINSGLVYQDIINEMKKSSTACIKMRRDIPLKNLKPYILEAEKLNVRYTLVDALDLQGNIGLVVVTKEPFDTNDREIVLEDIGDKFEKAGLYREYIKYFGEKLCTRHYNLVAEKLPEYKERFQELTLMDRIFGKECPICRLEKEKNR from the coding sequence GTGGATGACAGTTTGATAACAAAGGCTGAGCAAACAAAAATTAATTTTTTGAAAACTCAGGCAGAAAAATCTTTTTACTTAAATGAGTATAAGGAAAATATTTCAATGGCTTTAACTGATGAGCAGATCAATTCGGGGCTGGTATATCAAGACATAATAAATGAAATGAAAAAATCCAGTACTGCTTGTATAAAAATGAGAAGAGATATACCACTTAAAAATTTAAAGCCCTATATACTAGAGGCTGAAAAGTTAAATGTGAGATATACATTAGTTGATGCTCTTGATTTACAGGGGAATATAGGTCTTGTAGTAGTGACAAAAGAACCTTTTGATACTAATGATAGAGAAATAGTATTAGAAGATATTGGAGACAAATTTGAAAAAGCTGGTTTGTACAGAGAATATATAAAGTATTTTGGTGAAAAGCTGTGCACCAGACATTACAATCTTGTAGCTGAAAAACTTCCTGAATATAAGGAAAGATTTCAAGAATTAACATTGATGGACAGAATTTTTGGAAAAGAATGTCCAATATGCAGATTAGAAAAGGAGAAAAATAGATAA
- the rlmB gene encoding 23S rRNA (guanosine(2251)-2'-O)-methyltransferase RlmB: MEKIIGINPAVEVLQNMDKTIEKLEIYKGARDEKINQIKKLASKRNIKIFYTDKKRENSQGVVVHVSDYDYYVDFGAFLEKIAPMEKALVLILDEVQDPRNFGALIRSAEVFGVKGIIIPERNAVRINETVVKTSTGAIEYVDIIKVTNISEAIKRLKTLDFWVYGAEGEDGAHDYSKEKYPNKTALVLGSEGNGMRKKVKESCDVLIKIPMYGKINSLNVSVAGGIILSEIVKSFKTGE, from the coding sequence ATGGAAAAAATAATAGGGATAAATCCCGCAGTTGAAGTATTGCAAAATATGGATAAAACTATAGAAAAACTTGAAATTTATAAAGGAGCTAGAGATGAGAAAATAAATCAAATTAAAAAGTTAGCTTCTAAGAGAAATATAAAGATATTCTATACTGATAAAAAAAGAGAAAATTCACAAGGTGTAGTAGTACATGTAAGTGACTATGATTATTATGTTGATTTTGGAGCTTTTTTAGAAAAAATTGCGCCTATGGAAAAAGCTTTAGTACTTATATTAGATGAAGTACAAGACCCTAGAAATTTTGGAGCACTAATTAGAAGTGCAGAGGTTTTTGGAGTAAAAGGTATAATTATTCCAGAAAGAAATGCTGTAAGAATTAATGAAACAGTTGTAAAAACTTCAACAGGTGCAATAGAGTATGTAGATATTATTAAAGTAACAAATATTTCAGAAGCAATAAAAAGACTTAAGACTTTAGATTTCTGGGTATACGGTGCTGAAGGTGAAGATGGAGCACATGACTATTCAAAAGAAAAATATCCAAATAAAACAGCACTTGTACTTGGAAGCGAAGGAAATGGAATGAGAAAAAAAGTAAAAGAAAGCTGTGATGTGCTTATTAAAATACCTATGTATGGTAAGATAAATTCACTTAATGTATCAGTAGCAGGAGGGATAATTCTCTCTGAAATAGTAAAATCTTTCAAAACAGGGGAATAA
- the murA gene encoding UDP-N-acetylglucosamine 1-carboxyvinyltransferase, with protein MVEAFKVTGGKEIKGVLEVEGSKNAALPIMIATLVEKGTYILKNVPNLMDIRTLVKLLESLGLIIEKLDNNTYKIENRGLTNLVAAYDLVKKMRASFLVMGPMLAHCKKARVSLPGGCAIGARPVDLHLKGFEALGAKIDIDHGYVDAEATELIGNKIILDFPSVGATENIIMAAVKAKGTTVLENAAREPEIEDLCNFFNNMGADISGIGTGTLTINGVEKLYPGEHTIIPDRIVAGTFVIASIMFDGSIEVKGVRKDHLEAFFMKLEEMGVKFEIEGETLRVLSKLSDLRGEKVTTMPYPGFPTDLQSPIMTLMCLAKGNSEIKETIFENRFMHVPELNRMGAKIDVNGNIATIKGIDEFSSAEVMASDLRAGASLILAALKAKGVSIVNRIYHVDRGYENLEERLRKIGADIERIKVEV; from the coding sequence ATGGTAGAAGCTTTTAAAGTAACAGGTGGGAAAGAAATAAAAGGAGTTTTGGAAGTAGAAGGATCTAAAAATGCAGCACTTCCAATTATGATAGCAACTTTAGTAGAAAAAGGTACATATATTTTAAAGAATGTTCCAAATCTTATGGATATTAGAACATTAGTAAAATTATTAGAAAGTCTTGGACTTATTATAGAAAAATTAGATAATAATACATATAAAATTGAAAACAGAGGACTTACAAATTTAGTTGCTGCTTATGATCTTGTAAAAAAAATGAGAGCTTCTTTTTTAGTAATGGGACCTATGCTTGCACATTGTAAAAAAGCAAGAGTTTCTCTACCTGGAGGGTGTGCAATAGGAGCAAGACCTGTTGATTTACATTTAAAAGGCTTTGAAGCTTTAGGAGCTAAAATAGATATTGATCATGGATATGTAGACGCAGAAGCTACTGAACTTATTGGAAATAAAATAATTCTTGATTTTCCAAGTGTTGGAGCGACTGAAAATATTATTATGGCTGCTGTAAAAGCAAAAGGAACAACAGTTTTAGAAAATGCAGCTAGAGAGCCAGAAATAGAAGACCTGTGTAATTTCTTCAACAATATGGGAGCAGATATTTCAGGAATAGGAACAGGAACACTTACAATTAACGGTGTTGAAAAACTATATCCTGGAGAACATACTATAATCCCAGATAGAATAGTAGCAGGAACATTTGTAATAGCTTCTATTATGTTTGATGGAAGTATAGAGGTCAAAGGTGTAAGAAAAGATCACTTAGAAGCATTTTTTATGAAACTTGAAGAGATGGGAGTTAAATTTGAAATAGAAGGTGAAACTTTAAGAGTTTTATCTAAACTATCAGATCTTCGTGGAGAAAAAGTAACAACTATGCCTTATCCAGGATTCCCGACAGATTTACAATCACCTATAATGACTCTTATGTGTTTAGCTAAAGGAAATAGTGAGATAAAAGAAACAATTTTTGAAAATAGATTTATGCATGTTCCTGAACTAAATAGAATGGGAGCTAAAATAGATGTAAATGGAAATATAGCAACAATAAAGGGGATAGATGAATTTTCATCTGCAGAGGTTATGGCAAGTGACTTAAGAGCTGGAGCTTCTCTTATACTTGCAGCACTTAAAGCAAAAGGAGTAAGCATTGTAAATAGAATTTACCATGTAGATAGAGGATATGAAAATTTAGAAGAAAGACTTAGAAAAATTGGTGCAGATATAGAGAGAATAAAAGTAGAGGTGTAG
- a CDS encoding sigma-70 family RNA polymerase sigma factor, with translation MSENIITDEVVAKAQNGNAEAIDLILKEYKKLIFLNAKNYFLIGADQDDLLQEGTIGLLKAIQAYTKGKASFKTFATLCIRRQILTAVRSSNAQKNSALNAASGNTLENENGYESYPKNLYSTVKYNPEEIFLSKEKITDFQKFVESNFSPFEKAVFEYMIKGFSYKEIARELNRSPKTIDNSFQRIKRKSELWLSTY, from the coding sequence ATGAGTGAAAATATAATAACTGATGAAGTAGTAGCTAAAGCACAAAATGGAAATGCAGAAGCCATCGATCTGATATTGAAAGAGTATAAAAAGCTCATCTTTCTAAATGCCAAAAATTATTTTCTTATTGGAGCTGATCAGGATGACTTACTTCAAGAGGGGACAATAGGTTTACTTAAGGCAATACAAGCTTATACAAAGGGAAAGGCATCCTTTAAAACTTTTGCAACATTATGTATTAGAAGACAGATTTTAACTGCTGTAAGAAGTTCAAATGCACAGAAAAATAGTGCACTTAATGCAGCTAGTGGGAATACTCTAGAAAATGAAAATGGGTATGAATCATATCCTAAAAATCTATATTCTACTGTTAAATATAATCCTGAAGAGATATTTTTATCTAAGGAGAAAATTACTGATTTTCAAAAATTTGTAGAGAGTAATTTTAGTCCATTTGAAAAGGCTGTATTTGAATACATGATAAAGGGATTTTCATATAAGGAGATAGCTCGTGAGCTTAATAGATCGCCTAAGACTATAGATAATAGTTTTCAACGAATAAAACGAAAGAGCGAGCTATGGCTCAGTACCTACTAA
- the tnpB gene encoding IS200/IS605 family element RNA-guided endonuclease TnpB, with protein sequence MKQLKAYKFRIYPSEEQKIFFSKTFGCVRLVYNLMLNDRIKAYEESKGNPDKKIKYPTPAKYKKDYEFLKEVDSLALANAQINLDKAYKNFFRDKSIGFPKFKSKKNPVQSYTTNNQKGTVNIFEKWLKIPKLKELIKIKVHRKIEGIIKSVTISRNGSGKYFISLLCETDIQELPKTNSSVGIDLGIKDMAILSTGEKIKNLKFRKQLEDKLKREQRKLSKRFLIAKKINKKLNEARNYQKQRIKVAKIHEKIMNMRTDFLNKLSTYIIKNHDIICIEDLNTKGLLHNHKLSKSIADVSWASFVNKLEYKAKWYGKEIIKIDRLYPSSQICSVCGHRDGKKTLDIREWTCLICHTHHDRDINAAKNILAEGLRIRQAV encoded by the coding sequence ATGAAACAACTAAAAGCATATAAATTTAGAATTTATCCAAGCGAAGAACAAAAGATATTTTTTAGTAAAACTTTTGGTTGTGTTCGTCTTGTCTATAATCTTATGCTAAATGATAGAATCAAAGCATATGAAGAAAGTAAAGGTAATCCTGATAAAAAAATAAAATATCCAACTCCTGCAAAATATAAAAAAGATTATGAATTTCTAAAAGAAGTTGATAGTCTTGCTCTTGCTAATGCTCAAATTAACTTAGATAAAGCATATAAAAACTTTTTTAGAGATAAATCTATAGGTTTTCCTAAGTTCAAATCTAAGAAGAATCCAGTACAAAGCTATACAACTAATAATCAAAAAGGAACTGTAAATATTTTTGAAAAATGGTTAAAAATTCCTAAACTTAAAGAATTAATAAAAATCAAAGTGCATAGAAAAATAGAGGGGATAATAAAATCTGTTACTATCTCGCGTAATGGAAGTGGTAAGTATTTTATCTCTTTGTTATGTGAAACAGATATTCAGGAATTACCAAAAACTAATTCATCAGTAGGAATTGATTTAGGTATTAAAGATATGGCTATTCTTTCTACTGGAGAAAAAATAAAAAATCTTAAATTTAGAAAACAATTAGAAGACAAACTAAAAAGAGAACAAAGAAAACTTTCTAAAAGATTTCTAATTGCTAAAAAAATAAATAAAAAATTAAACGAAGCTAGAAATTATCAAAAACAAAGAATTAAAGTAGCTAAAATACACGAAAAAATTATGAATATGAGAACAGATTTCTTAAATAAGCTAAGTACATATATTATCAAAAACCACGATATTATCTGTATTGAAGACTTAAATACAAAAGGATTACTTCATAATCATAAATTATCAAAATCTATAGCTGATGTATCTTGGGCTAGTTTTGTAAATAAACTTGAGTATAAGGCGAAATGGTATGGCAAAGAAATAATAAAAATAGATAGACTATATCCATCAAGTCAAATCTGCTCTGTATGTGGTCATAGGGATGGCAAAAAAACTCTCGATATAAGAGAGTGGACTTGTCTAATTTGTCATACTCATCACGATAGAGATATAAACGCCGCTAAAAATATATTGGCTGAAGGTCTAAGAATAAGACAAGCAGTCTAA
- the tnpA gene encoding IS200/IS605 family transposase gives MELDSNCHSVFLLYYHLVLVVKYRRNVFDDTISEFAKDMFVRIGVPYHITLVQWNHDKDHVHIMFKAHPKTELTKFINAYKSASSRIIKKEFPHIRKYLWKEMFWSKSFCLLTTGGAPIEVIKKYIEEQGQKSK, from the coding sequence ATGGAATTAGATAGTAATTGTCATTCAGTATTTTTGCTGTATTATCACTTAGTTCTTGTAGTAAAATATAGAAGAAATGTATTTGATGATACAATTTCTGAATTTGCTAAAGATATGTTTGTAAGAATTGGAGTTCCATATCATATTACTTTAGTACAATGGAATCACGATAAAGACCACGTACATATAATGTTCAAGGCTCATCCAAAAACAGAATTGACTAAATTCATAAATGCATATAAATCAGCAAGTTCTAGGATAATAAAAAAAGAATTTCCACATATAAGAAAATATCTGTGGAAAGAAATGTTTTGGTCTAAAAGTTTTTGTTTGTTGACTACTGGAGGAGCTCCTATTGAAGTCATAAAAAAATATATAGAGGAACAAGGGCAGAAGAGTAAATAA